The genome window CTGAAAAGCGTGGCCAATGAAACGGGCAGCGCCGAAGAGAGAAATCAGCCGCGGAAAGCGGCCAGCGGCTTCCGCCATCTGGTCCGGGAAACCCTGCGCACGCTGCGGGGCGTCCTGACTTCGGGGTACACGTGGGCCGCCGCGCGCCTTATCCTCCTGTACCCGCTGCTGGGCACGCTCATGTTTTCCATCGCAGGCGAAACCCTCAGCAATCTTCATACCGCGCTTGTCATGCTGACGCTTCCTTTCGTCATGACCCTCGATTATCTCTGGTTTTCCCACCGCTGGTTCAGCGACGATCGAAGAGATTACGACACCCTTTCATGGATTGGCGCTTTCATCGGAAACTTTTTGGCGGTCACGGTGGCGGCCATCCTCGGGACCGCGGTCGTCGGAGTGTCTCTGGACGGCGTCTGGAGCCTGCTGGGCCAGGACAAGCAAAACGAACTCCAGTTTTTCGCCACGCAAAACTGGCTTTCGCTGATTTCCACTTCCATCAAAAGCTGGGCGGTCACGATCGCGGGATTTTTTGCCGCGATCGCGATCGCAGTCGCGGGGACTTACGCGCTCCGGGAATATCTCTTCCGTACCCGGTACCGCGACTATTTCATGAGGCACAGTTTCGAGATCAATCCGCGGCTTCTGACTTATAGCGCGAAATTCGCTTTCACCAAGGGCATCCCCAAAGGGCCCGAGGTCAGCTATGGAGACGATGCCTATTACACGAGACTCGCGAACTTCCTGGCCAAAGAGCCCGCCGAAGGCCTTCGCGAATACAAAGATCCGAAGCGTCTTGAAAAGGACGTGAAGTACATCACCTACGCCATGCCGCTTCCCGGCAACGGCAAGTATTACCTCCACGTTCCCGAAGCCCTGATCAAGCTGTATCCGGAATTTCCCGTCCATGCGATGGCCTCGATCCGCCAGAGCCAGAGCCCGCCCGCGGACGGCGATCACGAAATTTATTATTTCAGCCGCGATGTGAAGGAGATCTCCAAATATTCCGGGAACATGAAGATCGACGGCCGCGCCGTGAGCACGACCTCGATCAATCCGCTCATCGCGTCGCCTCTCGGCATGGCCAACACGAAGAAGCCCCAGATCGCGGCCGCCGTCAAGTTCCTGCTTCTCGTGCACGCGACGAACCTGAACGGCTATCAAGCCGAGGACGGCCAGCTTTTCCTGCAGAACGCGGACCGGCTCGCGCGCGCCAATCCGCAGATCCTGCGCGACCTCGGATTCCCGGAAACCGGCGACCTGAAGACCCAGCTCCAAGAGATTCTCACGCTGGCAGGGCGCAGCGGCCTTTTCCGGCTTTCGACGCTCGCCGACATGCCCGTCGACAAACTGCGCGAGCGCATGGAACTCGCGTCCCAGCCTTTTCGCGTCATCATCGAGCCCGTGCGCCGCCTCACCCTCGAAGAAGTCCGGCAATATGCGGCGCTCAGGATTACGGGATACCGCCGCGGGGACTTCGAACAGTACGGCACGGAGAGGAAAACGGAGATCCTGCGCCAGATTTTTCCTCTTTTTGCTCTGGAAGCCGACGACGGCGTGGCTTTCCCCGAAGCGATCGAAGTGGTGGCGGAAGATGACCCGACGGACATCGTGCGCGTGCGCTATGCGGACGTGAAAGGCTTTGAAAAATACGCGCCCAAGACCCCGGCACCCGCGCCCGCGGCACTGCCTCAGCCGGAGGCCCCGCGTTTTTCCGCTTCGGAAGAGCAGCATCACGCGGAGCTCAGGCTGGCGGACACGCCGGTTCCGGCCGAATCGCTTCAGGTGATGGCCGCGGGCATTGCACCGGCGGATCTCAAAGGGCCGCTTGCCGCCGTGCTCCCGCAGGGGACGACGGCGGAGCACGCGGCCGAGGTTTCTTTTGAAGTCCTGTCGGAGCGCAATACAGCCGACGTGGGCCGGCAATTGAAGGAATCGGTTTTCGCGGCGTTCCTCGCGTCGCGGGAAACGCCGGGACCGGTTTCCACGATCGACGCGAAGACGGCGCGCGCCGAATCCGCGAAACTCCTTGCCACGCTGGCGTCGCTCACGCACAAGGGCTACACGCTGGGCATGATCCCGCCGTCGGAATCCGAAGCCGCGGGAAAGAAGTCTTATTTCGAGACGCTCATCCAGATCGCGCGCGATTACGGGGTCAACGAGATCGGGACGGATTGGAAGAAGGTGCCGGCGGACGTTTACGAAAAACTGCGCGCGCTGGGCGTGAACCCGCGGCATCTGGATCCCCGTCGTCCTTTCGTCCCGCTCAACGACCAGGAGCTCGTGCCGCTTCTCGTCGTCACGCAGCTGCTGGAGGGCCTGGACTTCAGCAAGTTCTTCATGCCGATCCGCGGCGACGTGTCCGGCATCCAGGACCCGCTCGTCGTGGATTACACCGAGCTGCTCAAGCTCGTGGCCGCGCTGCATCTCATCGACCTTGTCGCGGCCGATCCCGCGCTGCTGAAAAAACCCGCGGAGCTGCAGGCGCAGCTTCTCGGAAGGCTTCAGCTTTTCGATCAGCGTTTCCAGGGTGTGATCACCGGAGACGCGGACGGCTGGGGATTCACGGTGCAGGGGAAGATCGCGCAGGCTTACCTCGAAGCCATGGCCCGCGAGGCGGTCAAGCAAGCGGCATAACTCTCGTCGCATGGACGGGGACAGGACTTCAGTCCTGTCCCCACGGGTGTGAATGCACAATGCCTGTTGCGATCATGCCGACGTTTGCTGGGGAGACGCCTCGGTATCTTTAAGACTCAAGCTGTTCCGGACAAACCTTGTCGAGATGGTGGATCAGCTTCAGGCGCGCGTCGTTGTCGAGATCGAGGAAGAGAAGTCCCACCTGGAACGTGCCGGGTTCGGCCGCGGGCACGCAGCGCACGACACGGCTCTGGATCTTGAGCGGCTCTCCATTTTTGTAAATGTCGAAGGCCACGTCCACCCGCGCTTCCGCCGGCAGCTTTTCATGCGTCAGGACAAGCAGCCCGCCGCCCGAGATGTTGATCGAGGTCGCCAGCTTTCCCGAGCCTTCGGACTGCGGCAGCCGGTAGGCGATCGGCATTTCCAGGTCCACGCGCCGGAAAAAGCGCTTTTCCTTGTTGTCGTCCAGCTTGGCCGTCGCTTTCACGGAGTAATAACCCTTCGACGCCCCGGCCATGATCTCCGCGGTCTTGGCCTGATCCACGGATTCTTCGAGCACTTCGGCGATCACCCGCACCTGGCTCACCACGCCGATCAAATGGCCGCTTTTGAAGACCGGCAGCTTTGGTGTGGCCTGCAGCAGGATGGACGCCGCGGCCTTCATGACCGTGTCTTCCGCGTTCAGGATGACCATGTCGCGCAGCATGATGTCGCTGACGCGCATGTGGTCGTAGCGCGCGGTCACTTCCTTCAGGAATTCGGGATCGGAAAGATTCTGCGGCCGGCTGCGGCTGTCGGGGTAGAGGATCTGCAGCAGGCTTTTTTCGTGGATCATGCCTTTCAGGACCGCGGTATCGTCCACGACGGGAAAATCGCTGATGCCGTGCTTGTGGATGAGCGCCATGAGCTCTTTGATGGTCGCGTTTTCCTGCACGACGACCAGGCTCGGCTCCATGATGTCCTGAATTTTCAGGTTCGGATTGCCCATGCTATTTCAGAAAAGGCTCCAGTTTGTTGGGGATGTCCTGGATTTCCGTGAACGTGATCAGCGCCTCGCGCACGAATTCCTTGTCCGCCTGCTTGACGAGCGACATGGGGCAGAGGACGCGGCAGGTGTAATTCGCCGTGGCCGGGTCTTTCAGGATTTTGTTGCAGAAGGTCGGCAGGTTGAAGCCTTCCGGCTCTTCCGCGTACTGCGCGAGGATCAGCTTGGGCTTGAGGTCGTGGATCTTGCTGAAGATCTTCATCTCGCTGGAAAAAAAGTGGGCCTTGATGCCCTTGAACTGGAAGAAGCTTTTGACGATTTCCTCGACCTTCGGGTCCATGTCGATCACGATGACGTTTTTCTCGCGCGACTGGAAAAAGCCGACGCCGTGATCGAAGGAATCTTTGACGGCCTTCAGCAGGACGCCGGGAAGGATGGGCTTGATCAGAAAGGCATGGATGTCCGCGGGCCCGAACAGGTCCCGCATGCTCGGCTTTTCGGACATGACGATGACCGGGATCTTGCGTAAAGCGTCCGGGAGGGTGCGCAGCTTCTGGACCACTTCGTAGCCCGACATCTTGGGAAG of Verrucomicrobiia bacterium contains these proteins:
- a CDS encoding response regulator, yielding MNKKILILDADLNLRTVMAASLGVKGYQVLSCDNGLDGFKMLKKETPDLLILDAGLPKMSGYEVVQKLRTLPDALRKIPVIVMSEKPSMRDLFGPADIHAFLIKPILPGVLLKAVKDSFDHGVGFFQSREKNVIVIDMDPKVEEIVKSFFQFKGIKAHFFSSEMKIFSKIHDLKPKLILAQYAEEPEGFNLPTFCNKILKDPATANYTCRVLCPMSLVKQADKEFVREALITFTEIQDIPNKLEPFLK
- a CDS encoding CBS domain-containing protein, with product MGNPNLKIQDIMEPSLVVVQENATIKELMALIHKHGISDFPVVDDTAVLKGMIHEKSLLQILYPDSRSRPQNLSDPEFLKEVTARYDHMRVSDIMLRDMVILNAEDTVMKAAASILLQATPKLPVFKSGHLIGVVSQVRVIAEVLEESVDQAKTAEIMAGASKGYYSVKATAKLDDNKEKRFFRRVDLEMPIAYRLPQSEGSGKLATSINISGGGLLVLTHEKLPAEARVDVAFDIYKNGEPLKIQSRVVRCVPAAEPGTFQVGLLFLDLDNDARLKLIHHLDKVCPEQLES